Within the Acidobacteriota bacterium genome, the region GCCGCTCCGGCCCCCTCGCACAGGTTGTGGGTGCACTGCAGGTAAGTCCGAACCGCGCCGGCGATGGCGCGCTCGCTCACCGTGATGAAACCCGACAGCCCCTCTCGCAGCACCTCGAATCCGAACCCTGCCGGCGCGGTGACGCGAATGCCATCGGCAAAGGTGTTGGCCGCGCGGCTCATGATCGTGCCGGCGTGCCACGAGTCGTGCACGGCCGGCGCCCCGGCGGCCTGTACGCCGTAGATCTTAAGGCTGGGTTTCATCGCCCGCGCCACCAGGATCGCACCGACGGCATGGGAGCCGCCACCGACGGAGAGCACGAGCGCCTCGAGATCGGGTTGTTGCTCGAGCATCTCCAAGGCGACGGTCGCGGCACCGGCCACGACGGTTGGATTCGCGAACGAGTGCACGAAGACCATTCCGGTCTCGGCCACCGCGCGCTCCGCTGCGGCGATGGTGGCACTGTAGTCGACGCCGACCTCGACCAGTTCGGCTCCGAAGCCGCGAATGGCCGCGTTCTTGTCGGGGTTGTTGTTGAGGGGCACGAAGATCCTCGCCTTCACCCCCAGCATCCGCGCGGCCAGGGCCACCCCCTGACCGTGATTGCCCAGCGTGGTGGCGATCACGCCGCGCGCGCGCTCGTCGTGACTGAGCGCCGTCATCGCCGCCAGCCCGTTGCGGTACTTGAAGGAGTTGGTCGGCAGGTGGTTCTCGTGCTTCACGAACACTGAGATCCCCGAGCCTACCGCCTGGTCCAGGCTGGGATAGGTGCGCAGGGGCGTCACCGGGACGAACGGCGCCAGGCGAGCCCTGGCCGAGATGATGTCGGGCAACGTCAGCATGGCGGCATCCCTCATAGTAGCGGCTGGGATGGGTCCGTCGTGCCCCATCGCCGACCGGACGTCGGCTATGGAGTGTTACCAATGTCTCCGGAATGAACTGTCACCCATGTGCCCGGAAGAGACTGGCGAAGCGGAAGGAACTTCGGCGGGACAGACTTCGCCAGACCTTGAGTCTTGTGTGGCGTCCCCGACGGGATTCGAACCCGTGTTTTAGCCTTGAAAGGGCCACGTCCTAGGCCTCTGGACGACGGGGACGCACTGGCGGAACATCAGATTGTAGCACGCTCGATCGGCTGAACCGGCCGGTGGTTCAGACGGCGGCCGCGTCTTGACCGGCCGGTTGCGACGCTCTAGAATGAATGCATTGACATCACCATGGTGCATTCATGAAGACACTCACCATTCGCAACGTACCCAAACGACTGGCCGATGCGCTCGACCGCGAACGGCGCCGGAAGGATGCCTCGCTGAACAGCACGGTTCTTGACCTGCTCGGCCGCAGCCTTGGAGCCGATGGCCGTGGGCCACGCCGCAATGGCCTGGCGAGCCTGGCCGGTACCTGGAGCGCCGAAGACCAGCGTCAATTCGACGCCGCTCTCACGGCCGTCGAGGCCATCGACAAAGACATGTGGGAGTAATGCGGTTCTGTCTCGATACCTCGGCCTACAGCCATTTCAAGCGCGGCGACCCCCAGGTCGTCGAACTGATCGATCGCGCCGATTGGCTGGGTGTACCGGTTGTGGTGCTGGGCGAGTTGGCGGTCGGATTTCGACAAGGCAGCCGGCGAAAGGAACATGAGTCCGACCTGGCGGAGTTTCTCGCCAACCCGGTGGTCGAGGTGCTGCCTGTCGACGAAGACATGGTCGGCATCTATGCCGATGTCGTCACCGACCTCAAGAAGGCGGGCACGCCGTTGCCGGCCAACGACATCTGGATCGCGACGGTCGCCACGAGACACGGCGCGACCGTCCTCACCTACGACCAACACTTCCGATTGATCGCGCGAACCGGGTCAACCGTCCTGACGGCGCCAACCGACCACGGGTACTAAAGTCGGCCCGCCAACAGGTGGCGGATCATCTCGAAGAGGCGATCCGGCGCCACTGGCTTCACCATGTGCTCGTCGAAATCGCCGGCCAGCGCCCGTGCGCGATCGCGCTCCTGGCCGTATCCCGTGAGTGCGATCAGCCGCACCGATGAATCGAGCGCACGCAGGCGGCGCGCCAGCTCATAGCCATCCATGCTCGGCAGGCCGATGTCGAGAATCGCCAGGCCGGGTTGGAAGGCCTCGAACGCGGCCAGCGCCTCGGGACCGTCGGCGTGGCTCTGCACCTCGTAACCGGCGTGGCCGAGCAGCACGGCCAGGGTCTCGGCCGCATCCACGTTGTCGTCCACCACCAGGATGCGACCGGCGCCGCTGCCTGTCGCCGGCGCCGTGGCGGCGGCGACCACCGTGAGCGCGGCCCCCGCGCCGGCCGCCGGCAGCACCACCGTAAAGGTGCTGCCGCGGCCCACTCCCGCACTCTCGGCCCGCACCGTTCCCTGGTGCATCTTCACCAGCGTCCGCACAATCGACAGCCCCA harbors:
- a CDS encoding threonine/serine dehydratase, which codes for MLTLPDIISARARLAPFVPVTPLRTYPSLDQAVGSGISVFVKHENHLPTNSFKYRNGLAAMTALSHDERARGVIATTLGNHGQGVALAARMLGVKARIFVPLNNNPDKNAAIRGFGAELVEVGVDYSATIAAAERAVAETGMVFVHSFANPTVVAGAATVALEMLEQQPDLEALVLSVGGGSHAVGAILVARAMKPSLKIYGVQAAGAPAVHDSWHAGTIMSRAANTFADGIRVTAPAGFGFEVLREGLSGFITVSERAIAGAVRTYLQCTHNLCEGAGAAGLAGLCALTSELAGKRVGLVLTGSNIDHATLAAVLAGARD
- a CDS encoding type II toxin-antitoxin system VapC family toxin translates to MRFCLDTSAYSHFKRGDPQVVELIDRADWLGVPVVVLGELAVGFRQGSRRKEHESDLAEFLANPVVEVLPVDEDMVGIYADVVTDLKKAGTPLPANDIWIATVATRHGATVLTYDQHFRLIARTGSTVLTAPTDHGY